The genomic DNA AGAAAGCGTTCTGAATGATGCTGTTGCTGTCGTACTGTCCTCGTAAGTCCTGATTCTACACTATTGTGTAtatatactagggatgtgcaaaactactaattttcataatcgactagtcggtcAGTTGTTTAAACAACAAGtctgtgttaaggataataatgtataagcAGGCTCCGTTATGTTAACTTTACCAGATCAGACatgtttcagagggatatacggaCGCACAGTGCAGCACTTCAACTTGGTGactaatggatattcaacaaataaaaaggctaaaaaatataacatcttattgcacaaaactatcaaagttagaaataagaaaggctccaaacTTATATGCATCCTGAACACAGAATTACATGCTTCATGTAACTGGAGTGTTTCAGGACGATCTTTGTTGCACGTTCAAAAgggcagaactgcaagataacaTGGGTGCACATCTAGTTCACTACATCAACTGTTTAAAccttttactgcaactatttgtTTAAGCAGTGTTGGACAGAATTGGCAAAAGATTTTAATCTCTCCACAGTACCTTACAAATATGGGAACATTACTcgcagcagaggatttaacgtccGACAACGATCAtcttgtaatgtattgttgatgcagcattttgctgtaaaaacagtgcataaaaaaaaacaaagtattaAAGAGACAAAATTTCTTTCAGAGAATTTGACCAtactgactgttattcactgttaagcacaaGTTATCATCATGCAAAAATGCTCTCTAAGAAGTTGTGTCTCTCAATTAAATTGAGAAttgcgtctcccattaaaaccaacaccactaaaaatattaatattagtagtcaaccccactaatcgactagttagttgttggatgactagtcggttgttggatgactagtcgatTAAAcaaccaccctggcacatccctaatatagttgtgctcaaaagtttgcataccctggcagaaattatgaaattttggcattgagttTGAAAGTATGACTGATCacgcaaaaaaaaattcttttatttaaggatagtgatcatatgaagccatttattggccttgttacagacacacaaggtgacacacacaggtttaaatggcaattaaaggttaatttcccacacctgtggctttttaaattgcaattagtgtctgtgtataaatagttaatgagtttgttagctctcatgtggatgcactgagcaggctagacactgagccatggggggcagaaaagaactgtcaaaagacctgcgtaacaaggtaatggaactttataaagatggaaaaggatattaaaagatatccaaagccttgaaaatgccagtcagtactgttcaatcacttattaagaagtggaaaattcagagatcttttgataccaagccaaggtcaggtagaccaagaaagatttcagccacaactgccagaagaattgttcgggatacaaagaaaaacccacaggtaacctcaggagaaatacaggctgctctggaaaaagatggtgtggttgtttcaaggagcacaatacgatgatacttgaacaaaaatgagctgcatggtcgagttgtcagaaagaagccaatgccacaaaaaagcctggttacaatatgcccgacaacaccttgacacgcctcacagcttctggcacactgtaatttggagtgacgagaccaaaatagagctttatggtcacaaccataagcgctctgtttggagaggggtcaacaagttttgtgctccttgaaacaaccacaccatctttttctagagcagcctgtatttctcctgaggttacttgtgggtttttctttgtatcccgaacaattcttctggcagttgtggctgaaatcttttttggtctacctgaccttggcttggtatcaagagaaaccccgaattttccacttcttaataagtgattgaacagtactgactggcattttcaaggctttggatatctttttatatcctgttccatctttataaagttccattaccttgttacgcaggtcttttgacagttcttttctgctccccatggctcagtatctagcctgctcagtgcatccacgtgagagctaacaaactcattgactatttatacacagacactaattgcaatttaaaaagccacaggtgtgggaaattaacctttaattgccatttaaacctgtgtgtgtatcaccttgtgtgtctgtaacaaggccaaacattcaagggtatgtaaacttttggtcagggccatttgggtgatttctgttatcattatgatttaaaaaggagccaaacaactatgtgataataaatggcttcatatgatcactatccttaaataaaagtttttttgcatgatcagtcatattttcaaaatcaatgccaaaatttcacaagttctgccagggtatgcaaacttttgagcacaactgtatatacagactAATTTTTCATTATTTGGGGCCATTTATTGGTTTAATATTGAAAATTCTACTGTTGTGCAGTGAGTTTATATCTTGTctctagatgtgttttttttatatcgTTTGAATGTACTTAACATCATGctcatttataaataattgtatgAGTTTTGGAACAATGCTGactgagaatttatttttaatcaaaggAAGAATGTGCAGAATATGTAGACATTTATCGTGTTGTTTATTGTAATTTCCAACAACTCCGAGTGGATAGAATAATTAACACTTGTCATTTAACATCCGATTCTTCCCTTGCTGGACCTTCCATCTGCTCCAGCATGCTACTTTATTATGGGAGGCAAAGTGGGGCAGGCCATTACAGCCCTGAAGGTGTGGCTTATCATGCAGAGGGCAGGAACCAGACACAGAGAACCCCCCTCAATGGGTGTGATGCAGATGTAGCTTTAAGCCTGCAGAGTGAATTTTTAGTGTGTGCATTGACTGGCCTTTACCAGAACATGCAGAGCAAATGACCCACAGTTATGCTTTCACAGCAGCACCTGTAATAGAGTTAAAGAGTTCAACCTGTCACATTTGAAATAGCCATTGCATTTAGTTTTGATGGATACAGAATTTTCCAACTGCAAATAGTTTTTGAAGTGATAAAAGATGTGTGCATGGGGCAGTACTGTGGGTATTTGCTGATTGGATGATTGGATAGCCATGTGCTTGATAGTTTGAAGTGGTGATGTGCTGCTCTAAAGAAATTACAGCTTTCTCTAGCTTCTCTCTATCCTTTGTTCAGATTGACATTCATTGTAAGTATTATTTTTATAGATTGTTTTTTTAACAACACGACACAGGTCCTGAgatatgaaaattatatataaattgaGAATCTCTGGTCTGTATAATGACACTCTTATATTGATCTTCACATATGTTCAGATGTGAGTTCAGATGTTGCCattattgcatatttattttgataaatcTGTAGCAACGATGACTCTCACTAAGGAAATATCAAgtatgttgtttttattgttaaagcaaaaattacatgaaaacccttaaagggatagttcacccaaaaatgaaaattctctcatcatttacttaccatcatgcagatgtgtatgactttcttctgcagaacacaaacaaagatttttagaagaatatctcagctctgtaggtccataaagtgcaagtgaatggggcccacaattttcaagctccaaaaagcacataaaggcagtatgaaagtaatccatacgactcccatggtttaatatacagtatgtcttctgaaacaatccaaaatgttttgggtgagaacagaccaaaatgtaactcatttttctcTATGAATCTTGAtatcagcagtcttcttggcgatcatgatttcaaactagattacacttcctagcgccatctagcgctctgcacatgcgtcaagcactagaaagtgtaatcaagcttgaaatcttgATTGTGCCTCGAAACTGCAATGGTAAGATGtatggtgaaaaaggagttttggtctgttctcacccaaaaccttttggatcgcttcagaagacattttatgctgccttttatgtgtattttggagtttcaaagttttggatcccattcacttgaattgtatggaccaacagagctgagatattctaccaAAAATCttagtttatgttcagcagaagaaagaaaatcaaacacatctgggatggcatgagggtgagtaaatgataaaagaatttccatttttgggtgaactatttctttaaagaggAGCAATCTCAATTCAGTTCTTCAAGTTTAGTGTTCTTTTACATTTCTATAGGTTTGACGTTAGAATTTCTTCAGGCTCTACACCTGCAATATATGAAGTGTAAAGTTTATTGAAGTGTGCATGCGTCTTGTTATCAGGTCCATTGTAGCATATCAGCCCCATGGGGACAACACTCACACGTTTGAAGCTATGGCCATGCTGAAGTCCTTGGGCATCTTCCTGGGAGTCTTCAGTGGTTCTTTTGCCCTGGGAGTTGCAACTGGAATCGTTACAGCATTTATATCCTTTTCTAGCTCAATGTTGTATgtcacatatttttttatataaaaatgcattCTACATGCTTAAGTAAATTTCATTGACTCCTCCCCACGTTACCAAGTTCACCAAGCTTAGAGACTTGCCGCTGCTGGAGACCGCACTGTTCTTCCTCATGTCTTGGAGCACCTTCCTGCTTGCCGAGGCCTGTGGATTTACAGGTGAGATTTAGAGCAGTACTCCTCAAAAAATAAGTCGCAGGTCCCTTTTTGATAGGGTCATGGATATTAGGGGAAAATAatgcttaatgcaaataataaaatggaactaaccatataattgtggaTAGTTACGATtggaaaataaataggcttattaactttttaaagggaggagaaaacactatccatatattttgttgttgacatcaaaggctgtgtgtccaatcaaactttCAAACCTGTAACTTTGTTGTACCTAGCTAGAAAAGGCAGATGCCACCattgacaggttgtgtgacatgccctcatgctcaaaaaccatgaacaaaactatgcaatgtaaaagaaaatatgacctaGACTACTCTATGTACACTTGCAGTACATTTGCAGCGAGGAcaaacatggtttgtgctgacCACAATGTGTTCTGTCCTGTAAATAATTTGCTgccaagagcatgaaaccatcaaaattcaAAAGACATTcagaaaccaaaaataaacaaattcatcaatttaattgcttaattttgaagacatttttttgttactttgtgcaacaaacaattttggtactatgatgggttgccacttgatgtccaatgtaaaatctagatcctgaagcaaaaccagttgagaaccacttttTGGACTCTACAAATaccatatatttattttgtatgaatTAAAATGCTGGCTTCCTATAACTGTTCATCCTGTTGTGTTTATGTTTCTCAGGAGTGGTGGCAGTTCTGTTCTGTGGAATGACACAAGCTCATTACACCTTTAACAACCTTTCTCCTGAATCTCAAGAAAGGACAAAACAAGTAGGATTGCTCAGTTACTGCAATTTCTCCTGTTTCTGGTTAACATTGAAAAGTCACTTGTAATTTTTGTCTCTTTCTCCTATTCATTGATTTGCTGTTATTCTAAGTTGGAATAAGATTAGCTCGCTATACACCTAAAGCAATGTATTGTAACTGAAATCTAATTACTGTATGTCTTTACTAAAGAGTTTGCTAAGCAGTGCTGCTTAAGTTAATGTTTTCCTTGGACTTTGTCAATTATGAAGTTAATGTTTCTCTCTTTGGTCTGTAAAATGTGATTTCAACTGATGACACTGTGCTCTCTCTCTTAGTTATTCGAGCTGCTGAATTTCTTGGCTGAGAACTTCATATTTTCCTACATGGGCTTGACATTGTTTACCTTCCATAATCATGTCTTCAATCCAATCTTCATAGTGGGAGCATTTGTATCCTCTGACTAAGTGAACTTTGTGCCTATTgtattaaagggagagttcacccaaaaatttaaattatctcatcatttactcacccccatgccattccagatgtctatgactttctttcttctgctaaacacagacgaagatatttagaagaaatctcaactctgtaggtccatacaattcaagtgaatggtggccagaactttgaaggtccagatagcacatgaaggcatcttaaaagtaatccatatgacttcagtggttaaatccatgtctacagaagcgatatgataggtgtgggtgtgaaagagataaatatttaagtccttttttactataaattctcctccctgcccagtaggtggtgaaatgcacggaaaatgcgaatcggcaaaaacaaaagaagaagaatatgggggcctgggtagctcagcgagtattgacactgactatcacccctggagtcgcgagattgaatccagggtgtgctgaatgactccagccaggcctcctaagcaaccaaattggcccggttgctagggagggtagagtcacatggggtaacctcctcgtggtcgcaattagtggttctcacgcTCAGTGGGgtacgtggtaaattgtgcgtggatcgcggagggtagcataagcctccagtgctgtgagtctccgcggtgtcatgcacaacgagccacatgataagatggagcagaggcaactgagacttgtactctgccacccggattgaggtgagtaaccgtgccaccacgaggacctactaagtaatgggaattgggcattccaaattgggagaaaaaggggttaaaaaaaaaaaaaagaagaagaatatgaaagtggagatttatagtaaaaaaggacttaaatgtttatctgtttctcacccacacctatcatatcacttctgaagatatggattaaaccactggagtcatatggattactttttctactgcctttatgtgctttttggaccttcaaagttctggccaccattcacttgcattgtatggacatacagagctgagatgttcttctaaaaatattcatttttatgttcaggaaaaaaaaaagtcatacacatcagggagggcatgaggatgagtaagtgatgagagaatttttatttttgcgtgaactattcctttaagagacatgggtagttgatgcatacaAGTCTATCGACTTTTTTTCTtgacatcaagattttagattaaagttgatatgaaattgtatatattttagCTCCAACAACTAGTCTTATTTCTGTTTTTAATCACCTTCTTGCCTtgtagtttattttaaatggtcctgctgagagacaaataaatttttttaaagtacaaatattccaagtAGTCtctcaaaatgctgtttaaaatagttttagggaTGGGGAAAGGGATAAAATTTTTACAAGTTGAAAATACTGTTCTAAAGCATTACTATTATTAAAAAGGCATGTGTGCTCAAATTGAGCTGGCAGTACATTGGTTGAAATCAGCAAGGAAGTTGCTGGCTGTTGTTGCTGAGTGATATGTCCAGGGTGTTACAGCTCACAGTGTTTACCAGAAGTCAATGGCCCAGAACCACTTGTGAACAGAGACCTCTGAAAGACTCAGGAAGTACATAATGTCATAGTTTTGGAAGAGAGTGTAGAAGCTGGCATTGCAGTGTTAGTTGCTTTTTCACAGTCACTCCTTAAAAGTCTTTCCTCCCAGCTGGCTGTGTTTCTGGGCAGAGCGGCAAACATCTACCCCCTCTCCTTCCTGCTCAACTTGGGCCGCAGAAACAAGATCAGCCCCAAGTTCCAGCATATGATGATGTTTGCAGGTTTGTAAACAGAGCTGCAGCAAAATACCATGGTTAGCTGAGATTTAaactatgaaaaataaaataccaaaacatAAGTCTGTTTTTAATTAAGATACCACATTTTATCACTCTTAACATGCTATGATACAAAATATGACTTCGTATGTTCCCATCGCCCTACGCAGGTCTTCGTGGTGCCATGACCTTTGCCCTGTCGATCAGGGACACAGCCACATATGCACGGCAGATGATGTTCTCCACCACGCTGCTGGTGGTCTTCTTCACCGTCTGGTTCTGCGGAGGAGGCACGACTCAGATGCTCTCCTGCCAGAAAATCCGGTCAGTTTTACAATGGAGTGACCAAACTTCCACCATTGGCTGAGACAatattgctgtgtcaggctggtcaggatgctcaaagaaACAGgagtgttttgatagtgccaccgttttacatttttcaaggaaatcaacTTACAgcaggggtcctgggtagctcaatgttaaaagacgctggctaccacccctggagttcgctatttagaatcccagggtgtgctgagtgactccagccaggtctcctaagcaaccatattggcccggttgctagggagggtagagtcacatggggtaacctcctcgtggtcgctataatgtggttcgttctcggtggggcacgtggtgagttgagcacagatgccgcggtggatggcgtgaagcctccacacgcgctatgtatccatggcaacgcgctcaacaagccacgtgataagatgcgcgggttgatggtctcagatgcggaggcaactgggattcgtcctccgccacacggattgaggcgaataactaagcaaccacgaggacttaaaagcacactgggaattgggcattccaaattgggtgaaaaaggggaaaatccccccccccccccccccccaaaaaggaAATCACCttaaaaatggcttacttatagttgtctgtgcatattaatctgggataggaaaagtattttaacattaaagaaaatgccacacttcagctttaaccatTTTAAATGTTGGTTGTTTCTTTTCCCTCTTTGCATCATTTTTGCACCTCTGTTAAGTAAAACTCTATTCAGAACTCATTCAGCTACTAAAAACTCAAATAAGAAAGGAAGTAATTAAGACCAGCTATgggtttgaacactttttgtttctgtttgggtGTTTCATTACATTTTGTTAATCTCTACTGTTTTATTTTTGACAGTGTTGGAGTGGACACAGATCAGTACTCTGTAAGTAGGCTTTAAGTTATTGTAGAAATGCATACAGTGTCATGTCAGAAGTGTCActtagagatagttcaccccaaaatgaaaattctctcatcatttaatcaccatcatgccatcccagatgtatatgactttcttttttctgctgaacacaagcaaagattatTAGAAGGgtatccttcggatgagacgttaaaccgaggtcctgactctctgtggtcattaaaaatcctagagcacttctcataaagagtaggggtgtaaccccggtgtcctggctaaattccccccattggcccttctcaatcatggcctcctaataatccccatccactaattggctctataactctactctctcctttccaccaatagctggtgtgtggtgagcgtactggcgcactatggctgccatcgcatcatccaggtggatgctgcacactggtggtggttgaggagaacccactgttcactgtgtaaagcgctttgagtgtagtgtcagaaaagcactatataaatgtaacattcattcattcattctgtgggtccatacaatgcaagtgaatggtggccagaactttaaaggtccaaagagcatataaggcagcataaagtaattaatatgactgcagtggttaaaaaacagatcaacattttagtccttttttaaaaaacaaatcaccccttttttcctccccaatttggaatgcccaatgtgctctaagtcctcgtggtgacgtagtgactcgcttcaatctgggtggcggaggacgaatctcagttgcctccacgtctgagaacgtcaacccgcacatcttatcacatggcttgttgagcgcgttgccgcggagacatagcgcgtgtggaggcttcacgctattctctgtggcatccacgcacaactcaccacgcatcccaccgagagcaagaaccacattatagcgaccatgaggaggttaccccatgtgactctaccctccctagcaactgggccaatttggttgcttaggagacctggctggagtcactcagcacacgctggattcgaactcatgactccaggagtggtagtcagggtctttactcgctgagccacccagACCCCccattttagtctttttttttttttttttttattataaatctgcactttctcTTTTgcattcttcttttgattttgccgattcacattttttatgcatattgccacctactgggcagggaggagaaattatattaaaaaaggacttaaatatttatttttttctcacccacacctatcatattgcttctgaagatatggatttaaccactggagtcttatggattacttttatgctgcctttatttgctttttggagcttcaaatttagtttgtgtttagcagaagatagaaagtcatacacatctgggatggcatgagggtgagtaaatgatgagagaatttgcatttttgggtgaactatctctttaatgagGATGCTACTCTCTGTGTCCGTCTGCAGATTGGTCCTGATGGAGTGGAGAGGAGGAGCACGAAACAGGAGAGTGCCTGGCTGTTCAGGATCTGGTACAACTTTGATCACAAGTATCCTTTACAGTGTACAGCTCCTATTAGAGACCAGCTGAAAGAGCAGAATGGATCTGTCAGCAGAGACAGAATcagaacttttacattttttttttttttaagttaattgtAGAGTCAATATCCAAGACAAATATGAGATCTGAGAGACTATGAGACTTATATTGTGAGCATTAGTTTTTGTGAGAAATGCCTTAACCCTGCTGTCCTGCAGTTATATGAAGCCCATTCTGACCCACAGTGGACCACCACTCACTGCCACACTTCCTGCCTGCTGTGGCCCTCTGGCACGATGCCTCACCAGTCCACAAGCTTATGAGGTTTGTAGTACCATATTTTATGTTGCACTAACATATGGTTTATTTGTAGTGTTGCATTAAATTGACCTAAAATGGAGTTTAAAGTCATCCAGGGTCTGATTAGGCAAATAAATCTGCTCATTTGTGTCTTTATTGAATACTGCCAGATGGTAACAGACAATATAAGTGTTTTGTAGGGAAGGGCCCCTCAAACTCACTCTTGATTGCCATTTTAGAGACTGGAACAGAGAGTGAATGGAGGATTCATGTATTCAACAGAGACATAAAAACATCTGCTTGTGCTCTGTTATTTGTAACAGATTGTTTTTATCTATTGCAATGACTTAGATGAAGATCTGCTCATTTTAGGTAAATGTAAGTAAGATCAGGAAATTGCTGAAAATGGAAATTTAGACATTTTCATTGATAAGGAAAGAAGTGATAtggaatatttgtattattaaaaattcatttgttacACCACAAGACCATTTCAAATGAACTAGTGAAATCAAAAAGATGattaaaaaatgtgaacaatTTACAGAGAAATTACCAGTTACTAGTTACATGACCGAAGATTTGACCCTTTTACCCTTATACTCTATAACCTATACACTTTACCCTCAAATCTTTATGctgataaaaataattaatggacatgttatgcatcatTTACCCATAAATAATCATAAGTGGTAACTGGAAGGTtgctgtgcccttgagcaaggcacttaacctcaGACCGCTCCAATCggattgtccttgtaataagCGTATGGGAATTCACTTTCAATAAAAACACTTAATGACTACTTGGTTACAAAATGTGCTCAAACTTGAACAAAGAATCACCGCTCTCTCTTCTGTCTTAGAATGAAGAGCAGCTCAAAGACGACGACTCTGACCTCATTCTGAATGATAGTGATATCTCTCTGACATACGGTGAcatcacagtgagcacagacgcATCAGGTGCTCACACGAGTGGCATGCCGGTGGGAGGAGTGGGCGTGAACTCTGACGAGGCTCTTGATCGAGAGCTGGCGTTCGGTGACCATGAGCTGGTGATCCGAGGCACCCGATTGGTCCTGCCCATGGATGATACAGAGCCCCCCCAGCATCTGGACTCCTACCGTCCCCGGCATAAGAACGAATCTATGAGCTGAACGAAGAAGACAGTGACAGAACGagcctgtctatctctctcttctctcttatCATCTCTACATCATCTGGAGCAATCTCTCTCACCACCTCTCCTCTCTTTGAAGTGGCTGGTTTGATGTCTCTACCTCATGCGTCACTCTTTCTTCTGTTCTTTTATGGTATTAcagaaatgtaaattatttattcacTTCTCCGCAAAGCATTgtggttttctttatttttttccacgGCTCGGTCATTAACCAGATCTAACAGTGTTTTAATGACATCACAGAGCTCCGAAGGTTACCATGCAtacttttgttgtttgtttagCAAGGCGTAAAAAATTGCTGTGACCTGGCGTGCATGCTTATTTGTGTCCCCTCTTGATGTGCGAGTGCTTGTTTAGAAGATCTGAAAAGAGTCAATGACAACATTCCTGTGGGTCTAAAGCtttttactgctttctctctttgTGACAGTCTAAACAGAGGCATGCTGACTGGTGGCTCTGCGTTTGCTGTGCGGTGTCAATCAAGTGCCTGTTGAATGTAGTTTTCCCCCAAAAGACACTCTCTGCCGTCCTCTAGATGGAGGCCTTGTATTTTGATACCGTACCGGGCCTCTGACCTGCTGCAGGCAGATGCCATTCACTCAGAGTAACCTGTGATTGGCTGTATAGACATTCGTTTAAACGGTCTGCGCACAGGTCTGATCTTATATCTTATATATGATCTTATATTGTGACCATTGACTGTGAATCTATGAAGGTTGTATGCCTTGTTGTAAGTGTTATTTTCCGCACAGACAAAAGATATGTTATTTTAGAAATAGAGAGCCAGTCTTATTgtgcaatttgtttttatttttctaaaacaaGCTGCATAGAGcattaaaatctttttttctcttttttttccacagatgtcATGTTTAACTACGAATGTCTAAAATAGCGtatatatttaacaaaaaaatggggggaaaaatttctatattttttttgcagtataaGGCCATCTGCTAAAAAGAGTACAAATTATAAatcgtaaaaaataaaataaaaaaaaactagtgGAGCTTATGCcagatcatttttttattattattattcctagtTTTTGCATGACATGTTATGTGGAGAACCAAAACCCTCCACTATTTCCTAcccaattttttttgtgtgtgtgtgcgttttctAATAAATTAGGACACATTGTCTAGATCAGTGTTGAATGTCACAGCGGCACCGTTTTGATATGAAAGTAGGTGGGAATAAGCGTAATACTGTGGCTGTTCAGACAttagacacattttaaaaggGCGGAAATGAATAAAATACGTTTTACTGCTCATACTtatcaaaagaaaaaacaataaggTAGAGGTTCAGGGAAAATGTTCTGTCTGTAATGGTTTTCAGGCTTGAAAATATGACCTTTTTGCAACTGACTGGCACCGGAACAGCATGGTTGGTTATATTTACCTGCAGTTACGAATGCACTGGATTCACTCTGTATTAATGGCATTTGAGTAACATCTTTAAATTTAGGCCTGTATCCCAATTTGCATAGCATCCATAATAAATGTATACAGATTAGGATTAGTGCATCCCAAATCAAAGTATGTTGAAAATGG from Myxocyprinus asiaticus isolate MX2 ecotype Aquarium Trade chromosome 22, UBuf_Myxa_2, whole genome shotgun sequence includes the following:
- the slc9a6a gene encoding sodium/hydrogen exchanger 6a; the encoded protein is MIVSAYAPVCVQRSFVHLLVLIFTSKSNANMAKMWKTNATRKIWGSLPVFIVASLSVCLCLCRAEDSAMENIVTEKKAEESHRQDSADLLVFILLLTLTILTIWLFKHRRFRFLHETGLAMIYGLLVGVVLRYGIHVPSDVNNITLSCNVNASPATLLVNVSGKFYEYTLKGEIDPSEFNDIQDNEMLRKVTFDPEVFFNILLPPIIFHAGYSLKRRHFFRNLGSILAYAFVGTVVSCFIIGLLMYGCVMLMKQIGHLAGDFFFTDCLFFGAIVSATDPVTVLAIFNELQVDADLYALLFGESVLNDAVAVVLSSSIVAYQPHGDNTHTFEAMAMLKSLGIFLGVFSGSFALGVATGIVTAFVTKFTKLRDLPLLETALFFLMSWSTFLLAEACGFTGVVAVLFCGMTQAHYTFNNLSPESQERTKQLFELLNFLAENFIFSYMGLTLFTFHNHVFNPIFIVGAFLAVFLGRAANIYPLSFLLNLGRRNKISPKFQHMMMFAGLRGAMTFALSIRDTATYARQMMFSTTLLVVFFTVWFCGGGTTQMLSCQKIRVGVDTDQYSIGPDGVERRSTKQESAWLFRIWYNFDHNYMKPILTHSGPPLTATLPACCGPLARCLTSPQAYENEEQLKDDDSDLILNDSDISLTYGDITVSTDASGAHTSGMPVGGVGVNSDEALDRELAFGDHELVIRGTRLVLPMDDTEPPQHLDSYRPRHKNESMS